The Artemia franciscana chromosome 11, ASM3288406v1, whole genome shotgun sequence genome has a segment encoding these proteins:
- the LOC136033314 gene encoding zinc finger protein 239-like, whose product MTEQIHPLEIVAIKLEVNVQDEIVGRTDSISSPDPDDFPKGSVSPLLLESQLTQMTAMASNDQGIQPSLLSRSENCANQCIMCEKSFSSLSALNRHQRTHTREKPYKCETCNKSFAQASTLNAHHRVHTGYKPHECEFCRKKFSSTYNFNVHRRIHTGDKPYECALCDSKFSRSSELSRHHRMHSGDRPYECNICEKKFSSSSNLTKHQRMHSGDKPYECGVCEKRFSSSSHLTRHQRTHTGDKPYSCEICEKRFSDSSDLKVHQRIHTGDKPYKCQICEKKFSDGSAFSKHRKTHIGEKPYKCVVCDKRFSLESTLYLHQREIHKDNKPS is encoded by the exons aagTCAATGTTCAAGATGAGATTGTGGGAAGAACAGATTCTATCTCTTCACCTGATCCCGATGATTTTCCTAAGGGCTCTGTCTCCCCTTTGCTTTTAGAGTCTCAATTGACTCAAATGACTGCAATGGCTTCTAATGACCAAG gtaTCCAACCCTCCTTGCTGTCTCGCAGTGAAAATTGTGCGAACCAATGCATAATGTGTGAAAAGAGCTTTTCGAGTCTTTCAGCGTTGAACAGGCATCAAAGGACTCACACCAGAGAAAAACCGTACAAGTGTGAAACGTGCAATAAAAGTTTTGCCCAGGCTTCAACATTAAATGCACATCACCGAGTTCATACTGGATATAAGCCCCATGAGTGTGAATTTTGTCGTAAAAAGTTTTCTTCAACCTACAATTTTAATGTGCATCGAAGAATCCATACAGGAGATAAGCCCTATGAATGTGCTTTATGTGACAGCAAGTTTTCGAGGAGTTCTGAATTGAGTAGACATCACAGAATGCACTCAGGAGATAGACCATATGAGTGTaacatttgtgaaaaaaagttttccagtAGTTCTAATTTGACTAAACATCAAAGAATGCATTCAGGAGATAAGCCCTACGAGTGTGGGGTATGCGAGAAAAGGTTTTCTAGTAGCTCACATTTAACTAGACATCAGAGAACTCACACTGGGGACAAACCATATAGTTGTGAGATATGCGAGAAAAGATTTTCCGATAGTTCTGATTTAAAAGTTCATCAGAGAATTCATACTGGAGATAAACCGTATAAGTGTCAAATATGCGAGAAAAAGTTTTCAGACGGTTCCGCTTTTAGTAAGCATCGGAAAACTCATATAGGAGAAAAACCTTACAAGTGTGTTGTATGTgataaaagattttctttggAATCGACTTTGTACCTCCACCAAAGAGAAATTCATAAGGACAATAAGCCCTCCTAG